The Amycolatopsis solani genome segment CCCTACGTCGCAAACGCACCGGAACATGGGAGCTGTCGGGCCGCTTCGACGACGAGACCGGCACCCGCGCCCACGCCCTGCTCGACGCGTTGGCCGAGCGCCGCACCACCCCCGACGAGGGTCCCGACCTGCGCTCCCCGCAGGAACGCTACGGCGACGCGTTCTCCGACGCGGTGGACTTGGCCCTCAACGCCCCGGACCTGCCGATGCAGGCCGGGGAACGCGCCCACGTGCTGGTGGCGGTGTCCCTGGCCGACCTGCAGTCCGGTCTCGGCACCGCGACCTTGGGCGACACCGGCCGGATCTCCGCGGCCGAGGCCCGCGTCCACGCCTGCGACTGCAAACTGATCCCCGCCGTCCTCGGCGCCCAAAGCGAACCCCTCGATGTGGGCCGAGCCCGCCGCCTGATCACCCCCGGCCTACGCCGCGCGTTGTTCCTGCGCGACCGCGGCTGCGCCTTCCCTGGCTGCCATCGCCCACCCCGGCACTGCCAGGGTCACCACATCCGCCACTGGGCCGACGGCGGCCCGACGGAGCTGGCTAACCTGGTCCTGCTCTGCGCCCATCACCACCGGTTGCTGCACCGTTCGGGCTGGCAGGTCCGCATCGCCGCGGATGGTCACCCGGAGTTCCTCCCGCCGATGTTCTTGGACAAGCGTCGAAAACCCAGGCGCAACAACCTGCACCAGCCGCTGCCCTTCGCAGCCTGACCACTCTCGAATAAGGGTAAG includes the following:
- a CDS encoding HNH endonuclease signature motif containing protein, with protein sequence MDRQAVWQADAEALADRLRSLLTVVRSAEAEIGALLVEIESRGVQELFGYRSVARLFEHLADVPRAAAERTVTRAHALHPSRSLDAGPALAPATAVAAASGGLSTPMIDTIVETLTRIPVEHRESAEADLLTFAADAGHKQVAALGARIIAHLDPDGAPPLDTDPVTPARELSLRRKRTGTWELSGRFDDETGTRAHALLDALAERRTTPDEGPDLRSPQERYGDAFSDAVDLALNAPDLPMQAGERAHVLVAVSLADLQSGLGTATLGDTGRISAAEARVHACDCKLIPAVLGAQSEPLDVGRARRLITPGLRRALFLRDRGCAFPGCHRPPRHCQGHHIRHWADGGPTELANLVLLCAHHHRLLHRSGWQVRIAADGHPEFLPPMFLDKRRKPRRNNLHQPLPFAA